Proteins from a single region of Novosphingobium sp. CECT 9465:
- a CDS encoding urate hydroxylase PuuD, whose protein sequence is MTIDWGEWLNLAIRWFHLTAGIAWIGSSFYFVWLDNHLVPPKEGDATGEVWSVHGGGFYHKQKYAVAPARMPEDLHWFKWEAYTTWITGFSLLVLIYWVGAESFLIDPAKARMSQTDAIAIGIGALFVGWMFYDLACRSPLGRNDRALGVVWFAFLTFAAWFLNHVFNARGAFIHVGAMIGTVMVANVFFVIIPNQRKAVAQLMRGEAPDPALGKAGKQRSLHNNYMTLPVLFIMISHHYAMTFGAARPWLVLALLGLTGVAVRHVFNLRHRGAPTGRAMAVAGAMALVSVTYVSMEKATLPVEVESVAAGSAAETWASVEPIFVKHCTSCHAAKPTSEAFAAPPLGVMVDTYDHSRAAAGRVKKVAVDAEIMPLGNMTGMTRAERDALGRWIAAGAPQ, encoded by the coding sequence ATGACGATAGATTGGGGCGAATGGCTCAACCTGGCGATCCGCTGGTTTCATCTGACGGCGGGCATCGCGTGGATCGGATCGTCGTTCTACTTCGTTTGGCTGGACAACCATCTGGTGCCGCCCAAGGAGGGTGACGCCACGGGTGAAGTGTGGTCGGTCCACGGCGGCGGGTTCTATCACAAGCAGAAGTATGCGGTGGCCCCGGCCAGGATGCCGGAGGACCTGCACTGGTTCAAATGGGAAGCCTATACTACCTGGATCACCGGCTTTTCGCTGCTGGTGCTGATCTACTGGGTCGGCGCGGAAAGTTTCCTGATCGATCCGGCCAAGGCACGGATGAGCCAGACCGATGCCATCGCGATTGGCATTGGCGCGCTGTTCGTGGGCTGGATGTTCTATGATCTTGCGTGTCGTTCGCCCCTGGGCCGGAATGATCGCGCGCTGGGCGTGGTGTGGTTTGCCTTCCTGACCTTCGCCGCATGGTTCCTGAACCATGTGTTCAACGCGCGCGGCGCCTTCATCCATGTCGGCGCGATGATCGGTACGGTCATGGTCGCCAACGTGTTCTTCGTGATCATACCCAACCAGCGCAAGGCCGTGGCGCAACTGATGCGCGGCGAAGCTCCCGATCCGGCGCTGGGCAAGGCGGGCAAGCAAAGGTCCTTGCACAACAATTACATGACGCTGCCGGTGCTGTTCATCATGATCAGCCATCACTACGCCATGACGTTTGGTGCGGCGCGACCGTGGCTGGTGCTGGCGCTATTGGGATTGACCGGGGTGGCGGTGCGCCATGTGTTCAACTTGCGCCATCGCGGTGCGCCGACCGGGCGAGCCATGGCGGTGGCCGGGGCGATGGCGCTGGTGAGTGTGACTTATGTCTCGATGGAGAAGGCCACACTTCCCGTTGAGGTGGAAAGTGTGGCGGCTGGCTCCGCCGCCGAAACATGGGCCAGCGTGGAGCCGATTTTCGTGAAGCATTGCACCAGTTGTCATGCGGCAAAGCCAACCAGCGAAGCGTTTGCCGCGCCACCACTGGGCGTCATGGTCGATACCTATGACCACAGCCGCGCCGCAGCCGGGCGTGTGAAGAAGGTGGCGGTCGACGCGGAGATCATGCCGCTGGGGAACATGACCGGCATGACCCGCGCCGAGCGCGACGCGCTGGGCCGGTGGATCGCCGCAGGAGCACCGCAATGA
- the uraH gene encoding hydroxyisourate hydrolase: MTTLSTHVLDTMHGLPASEVKVRLENSTETALFTGETNGDGRCPGLSAAVPELAPGQYALVFAVADYFRGMGVALPDPPFLDEVRINFGLADEGHYHVPLLVSPFSYSTYRGS, from the coding sequence ATGACCACGCTTTCTACCCATGTGCTCGATACCATGCATGGCTTGCCGGCAAGCGAGGTGAAAGTCAGGCTGGAGAACAGTACCGAGACGGCGCTTTTCACGGGCGAAACCAATGGGGATGGACGTTGTCCGGGTCTGAGTGCGGCCGTGCCGGAACTTGCGCCGGGGCAGTATGCGCTGGTCTTTGCCGTGGCGGACTATTTCCGCGGCATGGGCGTAGCGCTGCCTGATCCGCCGTTTCTCGACGAAGTTCGGATAAACTTCGGCCTGGCAGATGAAGGGCACTACCACGTGCCGCTGCTGGTCTCGCCTTTCTCCTATTCGACCTACCGGGGAAGCTGA
- the xdhA gene encoding xanthine dehydrogenase small subunit → MAVRFLLDGDLVEIAPCDPTGTLLDYLRGPLRRTGTKEGCAEGDCGACTVLVGELADGGVRWRAVNACIAFLPMVHGKAVMTVESLGQAGMLNPLQACMAANGSSQCGFCTPGFVMSLHGRAIGALGSDLPVADVIAGNLCRCTGYGPILEAGETVARIVQDDAALVDALVGLAGDASGPFEGRQWFAPRSSQSLAAILAKHPEARIVAGATDVGLWVTKGLRDLETVVFIGDVADLKTIEETAEGLRIGAGVRYAEVHQAMARLHPDLGELVRRIGGLQVRNSGTVCGNIANGSPIGDGPPALIALGAQLTLRSAEGRRTMPLENYFIDYGKQNRAPGEFVESVFVPRPAADAVVHTSKLSRRFDSDISAVLGAFALTVEQGTITAARVAFGGMAATPRRAVACEAALVGRSFDETTVAAAADALRGDYQPFTDVRGMATYRIEAAAALLWRLWYRAQGVAVSVLNVEAC, encoded by the coding sequence ATGGCGGTGCGTTTTCTGCTGGATGGCGATTTGGTGGAAATCGCCCCGTGCGATCCCACGGGAACTCTGCTCGATTACCTGCGCGGGCCGTTGCGACGGACGGGCACCAAGGAAGGCTGTGCCGAGGGCGATTGCGGAGCCTGCACCGTGCTGGTGGGTGAACTTGCCGATGGCGGTGTGCGGTGGCGGGCGGTGAACGCCTGCATCGCATTCCTGCCTATGGTCCATGGCAAGGCGGTGATGACGGTGGAGAGCCTTGGGCAGGCTGGGATGCTCAATCCCTTGCAAGCCTGCATGGCGGCCAATGGCAGTTCGCAGTGCGGGTTCTGCACGCCGGGCTTCGTGATGTCCTTGCATGGCCGTGCCATCGGCGCGCTGGGCAGCGATTTGCCGGTTGCCGATGTGATTGCCGGTAACTTGTGCCGCTGCACCGGCTATGGGCCGATCCTTGAGGCCGGGGAAACGGTTGCGCGGATCGTGCAGGATGATGCCGCGCTGGTTGATGCGCTGGTCGGTCTGGCGGGAGATGCCAGTGGTCCTTTTGAGGGGAGGCAGTGGTTTGCACCGCGTTCCTCCCAATCACTCGCGGCTATTCTGGCCAAGCATCCCGAAGCGCGGATCGTGGCCGGGGCAACCGATGTGGGCCTGTGGGTGACCAAGGGACTGCGCGATCTGGAAACGGTGGTGTTCATCGGGGACGTGGCCGATCTCAAGACGATCGAGGAGACAGCAGAGGGCCTGCGGATTGGCGCCGGTGTGCGCTATGCCGAGGTGCATCAGGCGATGGCGAGGCTTCACCCCGATCTTGGTGAACTGGTGCGGCGCATCGGCGGGTTGCAGGTGCGCAATTCCGGCACGGTTTGCGGCAATATCGCCAATGGCTCACCCATTGGTGACGGGCCGCCTGCGCTGATTGCGCTGGGGGCGCAACTGACCTTGCGTTCTGCCGAGGGTCGCCGGACGATGCCGCTGGAGAACTACTTCATCGATTATGGCAAGCAGAACCGGGCGCCGGGCGAATTCGTCGAAAGCGTGTTCGTCCCGCGCCCTGCAGCGGACGCGGTGGTACACACCTCGAAGCTGTCGCGCCGGTTCGACAGCGATATATCCGCTGTGCTGGGCGCTTTTGCGCTGACGGTCGAGCAGGGGACGATCACTGCCGCGCGTGTGGCGTTTGGGGGGATGGCGGCAACACCCCGGCGGGCGGTCGCCTGCGAGGCAGCGCTGGTGGGGCGGTCGTTTGACGAAACGACGGTTGCGGCAGCGGCGGATGCGCTGCGGGGGGATTATCAGCCATTCACCGATGTGCGCGGAATGGCCACCTATCGTATCGAGGCGGCGGCTGCGCTGCTGTGGCGGCTGTGGTATCGCGCGCAGGGCGTTGCAGTTTCCGTGCTGAACGTGGAGGCGTGTTGA
- the xdhB gene encoding xanthine dehydrogenase molybdopterin binding subunit, with amino-acid sequence MADADPLWPTAVKPSHPHDSAHLHVAGAARYVDDEPEPVGMLHLAFGLSSEARARITGMDLSAVRAFPGVVAVYTAADIPGENNVGPIAHDDRVLADGEVVSHGQPVFLVAAESRIAARKAARLGRIDYEPLEPAITVEQARAAGSRIEADQRMVQGDADAALATAPHRLSGKLKIGAQDHFYLEGQVAHARPGEDGQIHVVSSSQHPSEVQHLVALLLKKPGADVTVEVRRMGGAFGGKESQAALFAAAAALVVHHTGRPAKFRCDRDDDMITTGKRHDFDVDYEVGHDDAGRMKAVKLRFGGRCGATMDLSPGINDRTMFHADNCYFLPDVEIVSERLKTNTVSATAFRGFGGPQGMLAIERICDHIAARLGLDPLEVRECNLYGKGRDVTPYGMRLEDNIAPQLVARLRETSSYDARCKAIAAFNSGSPVLKKGLALTPVKFGISFTTTHLNQAGALVHVYADGSIQVNHGGTEMGQGLYIKVAQIVADAFAVPVSQVRITATRTDKVPNTSATAASSGADLNGMAAHNAAMAIRERMAAFLGGAFGCAAQDVLFTPAGVIVGEARLTFAEAARKAHLGRISLSSTGFYATPDIAYDRPSHKGRPFYYFAYGAAVSEVVVDLLTGEHKVLAVDILHDVGRSLNPAIDRGQIEGGFVQGQGWLTTEVVEWDGKGRLLNHSPATYKIPTASDRPKRLRIDLWDGENAKPTIHRSKAVGEPPLMLANSVFCAISAAIAAANPEKRELPPLDAPATPEAVLRAVAAHRAA; translated from the coding sequence ATGGCTGATGCCGATCCGCTCTGGCCGACAGCAGTCAAGCCATCACATCCGCATGACAGCGCGCATTTGCATGTGGCGGGTGCTGCCCGCTATGTCGATGACGAGCCGGAACCGGTGGGGATGCTGCACCTTGCCTTCGGGCTTTCCAGCGAGGCGCGGGCGCGGATAACGGGCATGGACCTCTCTGCCGTACGCGCATTTCCGGGTGTGGTGGCGGTCTATACCGCAGCCGACATTCCGGGCGAAAACAACGTCGGTCCGATCGCGCACGATGACCGGGTGCTGGCCGATGGCGAAGTGGTAAGTCACGGTCAGCCGGTTTTTCTGGTGGCGGCAGAGAGCCGGATTGCGGCGCGCAAGGCTGCGCGCCTGGGGCGGATCGATTACGAACCGCTGGAGCCTGCGATCACCGTGGAGCAGGCACGGGCAGCAGGATCGCGGATCGAGGCCGACCAGCGCATGGTGCAGGGCGATGCGGACGCCGCGCTGGCCACCGCGCCGCATCGCTTGTCTGGAAAGCTGAAGATCGGCGCGCAGGATCACTTCTATCTCGAAGGGCAGGTTGCCCATGCGCGACCGGGCGAGGATGGGCAAATCCATGTCGTTTCATCCAGCCAGCACCCCAGCGAAGTGCAGCACCTTGTCGCGTTGCTGCTGAAAAAGCCGGGCGCGGACGTGACCGTGGAGGTGCGGCGCATGGGCGGGGCCTTTGGTGGCAAGGAAAGCCAGGCCGCGCTCTTCGCCGCCGCTGCCGCGCTGGTGGTGCACCACACCGGGCGTCCGGCCAAGTTCCGCTGCGACCGCGACGATGACATGATCACGACGGGCAAGCGCCACGATTTCGATGTGGATTACGAGGTCGGCCATGATGACGCCGGGCGAATGAAGGCAGTGAAGCTGCGCTTCGGCGGGCGCTGCGGGGCAACGATGGATCTCTCGCCCGGCATCAATGACCGTACGATGTTCCATGCCGACAACTGCTATTTTCTGCCCGATGTGGAGATCGTGTCGGAGCGGCTGAAAACGAACACCGTTTCCGCGACGGCGTTCCGCGGCTTTGGCGGGCCGCAGGGAATGCTGGCGATCGAGCGGATATGCGATCACATCGCTGCGCGGCTGGGTCTCGATCCGTTGGAGGTGCGCGAATGCAATCTCTATGGAAAAGGCCGCGATGTCACCCCCTATGGCATGAGGCTGGAGGATAACATTGCCCCGCAACTTGTTGCGCGGCTTCGGGAAACGTCCAGCTATGATGCGCGATGCAAGGCGATTGCAGCGTTCAATTCGGGCAGTCCCGTGCTCAAGAAGGGCCTTGCGCTCACCCCCGTCAAGTTCGGGATCAGCTTCACCACCACGCACCTCAATCAGGCAGGCGCGCTGGTCCATGTCTATGCCGATGGGTCTATCCAGGTGAACCACGGCGGGACCGAGATGGGGCAGGGGCTTTACATCAAGGTGGCGCAGATCGTGGCAGATGCCTTTGCGGTGCCGGTCTCTCAGGTGCGGATTACCGCAACGCGGACGGACAAGGTGCCCAACACTTCGGCCACGGCGGCGTCGTCCGGTGCCGACCTCAACGGCATGGCGGCCCATAACGCGGCGATGGCGATCCGCGAAAGAATGGCGGCCTTTCTGGGCGGGGCCTTCGGGTGTGCGGCACAGGATGTGCTTTTCACACCCGCGGGGGTGATCGTCGGTGAAGCGCGGCTGACCTTTGCGGAGGCTGCGCGCAAGGCGCATCTTGGGCGGATTTCCCTGTCCTCCACCGGCTTTTACGCCACGCCCGATATCGCGTACGACCGTCCATCGCACAAAGGGCGTCCGTTCTACTACTTCGCTTATGGCGCGGCGGTTTCCGAAGTGGTGGTCGATCTGCTGACCGGAGAGCACAAGGTGCTGGCCGTCGATATCCTCCACGATGTCGGGCGTTCGCTGAATCCGGCTATCGATCGTGGGCAGATCGAGGGTGGGTTCGTGCAAGGACAGGGCTGGTTGACGACCGAAGTGGTCGAATGGGACGGGAAAGGCCGCCTGCTCAACCATTCACCTGCAACCTACAAGATTCCCACTGCTTCGGACCGTCCCAAGCG